From Bacteroidota bacterium, one genomic window encodes:
- the neuB gene encoding N-acetylneuraminate synthase codes for MGKVLIIAEAGVNHNGNFDLAIAMIDEAKKSGADIVKFQTAIPELVMTSAAPKAKYQARLTGAEESQLEMAKKIHLPLDAYKKLQTYCNSKKIEFLSTAFDLKSFDLLEKLKVRLHKIPSGDITNYPLLVKAAKTKKHVILSTGMCCLSEIEEAIKVLLNNGMKRNDITLMHCTTEYPTPFEDVNLNAMNTLKKAFGVQVGYSDHTPGIEVPIAAVAMGATVIEKHFTLDKNMIGPDHKASLEPNELSAMVKAIRNIEKSMGNGLKIPGAAESKNIIVARRSIHIASNLKKGYTLKESDLIMKRPGDGISPMNIKKIIGRSLKTNLTIDHKLRWEDLK; via the coding sequence ATGGGAAAAGTTTTAATAATTGCTGAAGCCGGTGTAAATCATAATGGAAATTTTGATTTGGCTATTGCAATGATAGATGAAGCAAAAAAAAGTGGTGCTGATATTGTAAAGTTTCAAACAGCTATACCAGAGCTTGTGATGACTTCTGCCGCTCCAAAAGCAAAGTACCAAGCCAGACTTACTGGTGCAGAAGAATCTCAATTGGAGATGGCAAAAAAGATTCATCTTCCATTAGATGCCTACAAAAAACTACAAACCTATTGTAACTCAAAAAAAATAGAATTTTTAAGTACCGCATTTGACTTGAAAAGCTTTGATTTATTAGAAAAGCTTAAAGTAAGATTACATAAAATACCATCAGGAGATATTACCAACTACCCATTACTTGTTAAGGCTGCAAAAACCAAAAAACATGTGATACTTTCCACCGGAATGTGTTGCTTAAGTGAAATTGAAGAAGCAATTAAAGTCCTTCTCAACAATGGGATGAAGCGTAATGATATTACACTGATGCATTGTACAACAGAGTACCCTACTCCTTTTGAGGACGTAAACTTAAATGCAATGAATACTTTAAAAAAGGCGTTTGGTGTGCAAGTTGGTTATTCAGACCATACACCTGGCATAGAAGTTCCTATTGCTGCTGTAGCAATGGGTGCAACAGTTATTGAAAAGCATTTTACACTTGATAAGAATATGATTGGCCCAGACCATAAAGCATCGCTGGAGCCAAATGAACTTAGTGCAATGGTAAAAGCAATAAGAAATATTGAAAAAAGTATGGGCAATGGACTTAAAATTCCAGGTGCTGCTGAATCAAAAAATATTATTGTAGCAAGAAGAAGTATTCATATTGCTTCTAATCTTAAGAAAGGATATACACTAAAAGAATCTGACTTAATCATGAAGAGACCTGGAGATGGAATATCCCCCATGAATATCAAAAAAATTATTGGCCGAAGCTTGAAAACTAACTTAACAATTGATCATAAATTAAGATGGGAAGATCTGAAGTAA
- the neuC gene encoding UDP-N-acetylglucosamine 2-epimerase (hydrolyzing), producing the protein MGRSEVKRIALLTCGRSDYSIYRPLIELLFKSKKFNLDIIALGTHVSRQFGYTLDQIKADGFSIKYTVESLVLGDSPEAISSAMGLTTIKTSSIWAKENYDLLICLGDRYEMYAAVLSSIPFNIPVAHISGGETTTGAIDNIFRHSLSLTAKYHFTSTEKYKNKVSEIIGSKSNVYNVGALSIDNLKKLKLYSIEEFKKKFNIGLKQPSILITFHPETVSHTKNSIYINELIKALNQCANYQLVITMPNSDTQGDLIREKLNNFIAKNKNAIGVESFGTIGYLSCMKHCSFLLGNTSSGFVEASFFPKHVINLGDRQNGRIITSNILNCEIKEEKILSAIKVIEKRKTLPKISIYGNGNTAQKIVSILEKCL; encoded by the coding sequence ATGGGAAGATCTGAAGTAAAAAGAATTGCATTACTTACATGTGGGCGATCTGACTATAGTATATATAGGCCTTTAATTGAATTACTTTTTAAATCAAAGAAATTCAACTTAGATATTATTGCTCTGGGGACTCACGTTTCTAGGCAATTCGGATACACACTAGACCAAATAAAGGCGGATGGTTTTTCTATTAAGTATACTGTAGAATCATTAGTATTAGGAGATTCTCCTGAAGCTATCTCAAGTGCAATGGGATTAACAACTATAAAAACGTCATCAATTTGGGCTAAAGAAAACTATGATTTGCTAATTTGCCTTGGAGACAGATATGAAATGTATGCCGCTGTATTGTCTTCTATTCCTTTCAATATTCCAGTAGCCCATATTTCTGGTGGAGAAACAACAACCGGTGCAATTGATAATATATTTAGACACTCGCTTTCATTGACTGCAAAATATCATTTTACTTCTACAGAAAAATATAAAAATAAAGTTTCAGAGATAATTGGATCCAAAAGCAATGTTTATAATGTTGGAGCATTAAGCATAGATAACTTAAAAAAACTTAAACTTTATTCCATTGAGGAATTCAAAAAGAAGTTTAATATAGGTTTAAAACAACCTAGCATTTTAATTACGTTCCATCCCGAAACAGTTTCTCATACTAAGAATAGTATTTACATAAATGAGTTAATAAAAGCATTGAACCAATGCGCTAACTACCAATTAGTAATTACAATGCCTAACTCAGATACACAAGGTGATTTAATAAGAGAAAAACTCAACAATTTCATTGCAAAAAACAAAAATGCTATTGGTGTTGAATCATTCGGTACTATAGGCTATTTATCATGTATGAAACATTGTTCATTTCTATTAGGAAATACATCTAGCGGATTTGTTGAAGCAAGTTTCTTTCCTAAACACGTAATCAATTTAGGAGACAGACAGAATGGGAGAATAATTACATCTAATATTTTAAATTGCGAGATTAAGGAAGAAAAAATTTTATCTGCAATTAAAGTTATTGAGAAAAGGAAAACACTTCCAAAAATTTCTATTTACGGGAATGGTAATACTGCACAAAAGATTGTTTCAATATTAGAAAAGTGCTTATGA